In Roseibium salinum, a single genomic region encodes these proteins:
- a CDS encoding branched-chain amino acid ABC transporter permease, protein MEQIIANGIYLGAQYAMIALGLTLIFALMNVLNFAHGQMYVLGGFVTYTIYGQLGLPYVVALLASCVTLAVLGALIEKFLFGPVIRRSSREESTMLLAAGLAFLLDAVILLLFGEKQRGVPKIVDGVLNWDFRIIMPYDRILICLLAILSIVAFISFMQFTKTGRALRALAQDRVAAQLMGVNVERYSMIGFALGAMLAGLVGGLLVTITGINLGMGGPTSIKAFMMVMIGGAGVISGAIAGGIILGFMEAIGLAVLSQYGDITYLLIFVSLMIFLAIRPQGLMGKPWG, encoded by the coding sequence ATGGAACAGATCATCGCAAACGGCATCTATCTGGGGGCGCAATACGCGATGATCGCCCTTGGACTGACGCTGATCTTCGCGCTCATGAATGTGCTGAACTTTGCCCACGGGCAGATGTACGTGCTGGGCGGCTTCGTCACCTACACAATCTACGGGCAACTGGGATTGCCCTACGTGGTGGCGCTCCTGGCGTCATGCGTCACGCTCGCGGTTCTTGGCGCACTGATCGAGAAATTCCTCTTCGGACCGGTGATCAGGCGATCGTCTCGCGAGGAGAGCACCATGCTGCTGGCGGCCGGTCTCGCGTTCCTCCTGGACGCGGTGATCCTGCTGCTCTTCGGAGAAAAGCAGCGCGGGGTGCCGAAAATCGTCGATGGCGTGCTGAACTGGGACTTCCGGATCATCATGCCCTATGACCGCATTCTGATCTGCCTCCTGGCGATCCTTTCAATCGTCGCCTTCATCTCGTTCATGCAATTCACCAAGACCGGGCGTGCTCTGCGCGCGCTTGCGCAGGATCGCGTGGCTGCCCAGCTGATGGGCGTGAATGTCGAACGGTATTCGATGATCGGCTTCGCGCTTGGCGCCATGCTGGCCGGACTGGTCGGCGGGCTCCTGGTCACCATCACCGGGATCAACCTCGGGATGGGAGGGCCGACCTCGATAAAGGCCTTCATGATGGTGATGATCGGAGGTGCCGGCGTGATTTCCGGCGCCATCGCGGGCGGTATCATTCTCGGTTTCATGGAGGCGATCGGTCTCGCCGTCCTGTCGCAATACGGCGACATCACCTATCTGCTGATCTTTGTGTCACTGATGATTTTCCTCGCCATCCGCCCGCAGGGGCTGATGGGCAAACCCTGGGGCTGA
- a CDS encoding ABC transporter substrate-binding protein yields MKRRTLIKASVALAVATSLQAGSAWAENPVLKIGFVGVTSGPAAAWGISNQRSMEARAAWLNELGGYEIGGTTYDIEIVSFDDQKDPKRAIAGMEKMAQENIHYVVGPNVDDGAAAVRPVAEEKGIIYFPYAFPKELYTPPASNAVLGMVANYQSGPAIYEYLRDEKGVKTVAFVAANESDPLSQRDGGVEAAKELGLEVVSSNVTYQVDTTDFTPVITPVIRTQPDLLVLSGVSPAHAPQLIRSARELGFEGIISTETAQDATVLQEGAGDLANGFISVGGASTPEIASDAMKEFVQRYTDMFGEYNDESNTKVYALEYILETLKANPAAIDDVEEFKKTMDTFEAPNPFMEGDAKLRYVGTTSFGQKRQVAVPLVVNVFQDGEFETLFVAEVD; encoded by the coding sequence ATGAAACGCAGAACCCTAATTAAGGCCTCGGTGGCACTTGCTGTTGCCACCAGCCTGCAGGCCGGCTCGGCCTGGGCAGAAAACCCGGTTCTCAAGATCGGGTTCGTAGGCGTGACGTCAGGTCCGGCCGCGGCCTGGGGAATTTCCAACCAGCGCTCGATGGAGGCCCGCGCGGCCTGGCTCAACGAATTGGGCGGCTATGAAATCGGCGGAACCACCTACGACATCGAGATTGTTTCCTTCGACGACCAGAAGGATCCCAAGCGCGCGATCGCGGGCATGGAGAAGATGGCGCAGGAAAACATCCACTACGTTGTAGGCCCGAACGTCGATGACGGCGCTGCGGCCGTGCGCCCCGTCGCCGAGGAAAAAGGGATCATCTATTTCCCCTATGCCTTCCCGAAGGAGCTTTACACTCCCCCGGCCTCGAACGCAGTTCTGGGCATGGTGGCGAACTATCAGTCGGGACCGGCGATTTACGAGTATCTTCGTGACGAGAAGGGCGTGAAGACCGTGGCCTTTGTCGCGGCGAATGAATCCGACCCGTTGAGCCAGCGCGATGGCGGCGTCGAAGCGGCAAAGGAACTCGGGCTTGAGGTCGTTTCGTCGAACGTGACCTATCAGGTCGACACGACCGACTTCACGCCGGTGATCACCCCGGTGATCCGCACTCAGCCTGACCTGCTGGTGCTGTCGGGCGTATCGCCCGCGCATGCGCCGCAGCTTATCCGGTCCGCCCGCGAGCTGGGCTTCGAGGGCATCATCTCGACCGAGACCGCGCAGGACGCGACTGTCCTGCAGGAAGGCGCCGGCGATCTGGCGAACGGCTTCATTTCGGTCGGCGGCGCTTCAACTCCGGAAATCGCTTCCGATGCGATGAAAGAGTTCGTGCAGCGCTACACCGACATGTTCGGCGAGTACAATGACGAGTCGAACACCAAGGTCTATGCGCTGGAATATATCCTCGAGACGCTCAAGGCGAACCCCGCCGCGATCGACGATGTCGAGGAATTCAAGAAGACCATGGATACGTTCGAGGCACCGAATCCCTTCATGGAGGGCGATGCCAAACTGCGCTACGTGGGCACGACATCCTTCGGCCAGAAGCGTCAGGTGGCGGTGCCGCTGGTCGTGAACGTCTTCCAGGACGGCGAGTTCGAAACACTCTTTGTCGCCGAAGTCGACTGA
- a CDS encoding GntR family transcriptional regulator: protein MPPSTEPFTERAAAIAKIHPEEQLIVDRIYSAVMERRLAPRTKLSEAALCETFGVGRMRVRRALLLLGSQGIVDLQSNKGAYVSCPSADDAREVFEARLLVETGIVRKLASEISPPAVDVLSRHITLEDEARQRQARTDIIRLSGEFHVQLAKANGNTLLARVVRELVTRTSLIVGLFGTNRKITCPEDEHCQIVAAIVDGNADLAAQRIRHHLEHIENGLELDRSRRPDTDIARILGGG, encoded by the coding sequence ATGCCCCCATCGACCGAGCCATTCACCGAACGTGCCGCAGCCATTGCCAAGATACACCCGGAAGAGCAGTTGATCGTCGACCGGATTTATTCGGCTGTGATGGAGCGGCGCCTGGCGCCTCGCACGAAATTGAGCGAAGCGGCTCTGTGCGAAACCTTCGGTGTCGGGCGCATGCGCGTCCGCCGCGCCCTTCTGCTTCTGGGGAGCCAGGGCATCGTGGATCTTCAGTCCAACAAGGGGGCTTACGTGTCCTGCCCGAGCGCCGACGATGCCCGCGAGGTGTTTGAGGCCAGGCTGCTGGTCGAGACCGGCATCGTTCGAAAGCTGGCCAGCGAAATCTCGCCGCCGGCCGTGGACGTGCTCAGCAGGCATATCACATTGGAAGACGAGGCGCGGCAGCGCCAGGCCCGCACCGACATCATCCGGCTCTCCGGTGAATTCCATGTGCAACTGGCAAAGGCCAACGGCAATACGCTCCTGGCCCGCGTCGTGCGCGAACTTGTGACACGGACATCGCTGATCGTCGGGTTGTTCGGAACGAACCGCAAGATAACCTGCCCCGAAGACGAACACTGCCAGATCGTCGCGGCCATCGTCGACGGCAACGCCGACCTCGCCGCACAGAGGATCAGGCATCATCTCGAACATATCGAAAACGGGCTCGAACTTGACCGGAGCCGCCGCCCGGACACCGACATAGCGCGGATACTGGGCGGCGGCTGA